A window of Cohnella herbarum contains these coding sequences:
- a CDS encoding VOC family protein has protein sequence MSSEWYQRNLGLELRNPVTEDQVQLRVGENQAIFLIKTKEKTTLNYIEVGGSEMSALTLEVTDIEEVYNNMRSNDVRIEGINETEDCGDYFDVFDPDGNKISIWGGWK, from the coding sequence GTGTCTTCAGAATGGTATCAGAGGAACCTTGGGCTTGAGTTAAGAAATCCAGTGACAGAAGATCAAGTGCAATTAAGAGTAGGAGAGAATCAAGCGATATTTTTGATTAAGACCAAGGAGAAAACTACCCTGAACTACATTGAAGTGGGTGGGTCAGAAATGTCTGCACTTACACTTGAAGTCACAGACATAGAAGAAGTTTATAACAATATGAGAAGTAATGATGTAAGAATTGAAGGCATTAATGAAACAGAAGATTGTGGGGATTACTTTGATGTATTTGATCCTGATGGAAATAAGATATCCATTTGGGGCGGATGGAAATAA
- a CDS encoding AAA family ATPase, with product MHIRGVILEGYSNAGKTSVLKALKQYQSQDETAERSIVILGEHYSQVLNNKHGKYERLSQEEHINILKERVDMLKQLNKWAVQLGPASRQSRGLLYVFERFHLNHRVAFPDLVNDELIEIEDELVSLSAKCVLLTISPEIVEERIKSRRPEEWINKTGEEVSASISELLEVQKNIRYQATLSKVPTLEINTDNKDWNNYVRVIMEDNDFV from the coding sequence ATGCATATAAGAGGAGTAATTCTAGAAGGTTATTCGAATGCGGGAAAGACTTCTGTCTTAAAGGCATTAAAACAATATCAATCCCAAGATGAAACTGCAGAAAGAAGTATAGTTATTCTTGGCGAACACTACTCTCAAGTGTTGAATAACAAACATGGAAAATATGAAAGACTTTCTCAAGAAGAGCATATTAATATACTTAAGGAACGTGTAGATATGCTAAAGCAGCTTAACAAATGGGCGGTTCAGCTTGGTCCAGCGTCTAGACAATCTAGAGGATTATTATATGTGTTCGAAAGATTCCATTTGAATCATAGAGTTGCATTTCCTGACCTGGTTAATGATGAATTAATTGAAATAGAAGACGAACTTGTTTCACTAAGTGCAAAGTGTGTACTACTAACGATCTCGCCGGAAATTGTAGAAGAAAGAATCAAAAGTAGACGACCAGAAGAATGGATTAACAAAACCGGAGAAGAAGTGAGTGCATCAATCAGTGAATTATTAGAAGTTCAAAAAAATATTAGATATCAAGCTACACTGTCAAAAGTACCGACATTAGAAATTAATACAGATAATAAAGACTGGAACAACTATGTAAGAGTTATTATGGAGGACAATGACTTCGTCTAA
- a CDS encoding fibronectin type III domain-containing protein — translation MKIFRNTRSLLLAILMLLPMTTQVFAESDTDNVSKPESVNAKWEVIVSPGDSQLTISFPKTLDSGIVPDTFTLRIKAEGKSEVPTPIILSTDTIESDIVTYTFTKLTNKTRYIIGVVTIKEGEYSVVGTAVSTPDIIPVIIDVKTVVGNGSVQLTFNKLEGTKVPTVYKIQWWYKIDKKGEPIYEKPVTIKSQSIKRQEVSYTFNKLKSGTIYHFDITAEKGADVLGQTIDIKAKPKASLKS, via the coding sequence ATGAAAATATTTCGCAATACACGCAGTCTACTGCTGGCTATCTTGATGCTATTGCCGATGACTACGCAGGTTTTCGCTGAATCCGATACAGACAACGTTAGCAAGCCGGAGAGCGTGAACGCCAAATGGGAAGTAATCGTGTCGCCAGGCGATTCTCAACTCACCATTTCTTTTCCAAAAACATTAGATTCCGGCATCGTTCCAGATACATTCACTCTAAGGATTAAAGCCGAAGGAAAATCTGAAGTTCCCACTCCAATCATTCTCTCAACAGATACAATCGAGTCCGATATCGTGACCTATACTTTTACGAAATTGACCAATAAGACGAGATACATTATAGGTGTAGTCACCATAAAAGAAGGAGAGTATTCGGTTGTAGGCACTGCTGTCAGCACCCCGGATATTATTCCGGTCATAATTGATGTCAAGACGGTTGTTGGGAACGGATCTGTCCAGTTGACGTTCAATAAACTAGAAGGAACAAAGGTGCCGACTGTATATAAAATCCAATGGTGGTATAAAATCGATAAAAAAGGTGAACCGATTTACGAGAAACCGGTAACCATCAAATCACAGAGTATAAAGAGACAAGAAGTCAGCTACACGTTCAATAAATTGAAAAGCGGAACGATCTATCATTTCGATATTACCGCTGAGAAGGGCGCCGATGTTCTTGGTCAAACCATAGACATCAAAGCGAAACCGAAGGCCTCACTGAAAAGCTAA